Genomic segment of Drosophila simulans strain w501 chromosome 2R, Prin_Dsim_3.1, whole genome shotgun sequence:
CACCCTGCGCACATGGAGCGTATTTACATACTACATACGTACATAATGTATCTGCGTAATCTCGGACTGTTTGAATACCCTATTGTTATACGACTCGTGCTGGCGactctttaatttaattatgactATTTCATTAATTGAAATGCGTAGTATTCTATAAATGGAAACCTTGCGGCCGCAATAACAAAGCGCATGGGGCATCAAATGAAAGCTTCCAATCAAGATCTGTGCTTTATACTTTTGCCAATCTTAACTCCAAATGGTGTCAGTTCGATTTGTCACGCCACCTCAGCCAAGTCGTAGATCTTCGATTGATAAGCAGGACTTCCCcctttgtcttggccaaaatgcaccTGATCGATCAATGGGAGGTCTTGGCCATCCACTCGTGAGTAGACTCAGCTAACTCTGTAAGGTTGCGCAATTTCCAAGCTGGTCGCACATCGAATTCTAGTTCTCATTCCCACACGAAAACCCGTTtagaaaaccaacaaacaaatgagCTAAGATCGGTTTGAGTGTACATATAAGATACGAATTTGGGTGGTTCACAAAATATATCTCATATAAATTGCTCTGTGGAATGTAATTCTATTTACAAACTGGCTGTTATTAAGTATCTAAATGGCTTAAAACGTATCCGCCTTTACGGCCAGTTTAAGATCGTAAACAAAGCTGTGCGAACTGTCTCAGTGGCAGTAGCAGAAATGAAatatacttattattattgctcGGTTTATAGCTTATTATTTGCAACAATTGAATCAAACCaaacgtatgtacatatgtggaGTGCCAGCCGTAAATTTGCAGCGCACAAATTAAAGATCAAACAGAGCAATTGGTCGCGGAAAAACCACAACGAACTTGGCATACACTACGGGCAAAAGAAGTGAGATTTATGGGAGGGAACCAAATTGACATGCGGCTACCTTTTGACCGATCTCAGGGTGGTCTCTGGACGATTCTCTAGAAGATTCCGGCACGCTGCTGACCAATGAACGCTGAGCGCAACTCGATGCCCAGACATTGGCTGGCAATCGGCGTCTGGTTTTCAGATGGCAACCAGAGTGCGGGAAATCCGGCTGAAAGCAGTTTTCACCAAACTTATCCAAAGTCAAGAGCATGGCGCACACGAAACTCACGGATACAGTCGCTACCGCTACCGATACAATTGCATTCCGACCACGTCGCCAGCACCACGACTACGATTCTGGTCGAAAAGCAGCCGAAGCAATAGTGCTGCAACTCAATATTGCATTCGAACGAATGCCGTCCGTAAATCAGGAGACCCGGAGGGGAGCTCCACAGATTGGGGGCTACGGCGGAGAGCCTCCATTGAAATATGGAAACGGATAGAAGCGGAGAAGGCCGCCGTACTTTTTTGGCCCGGCTACGGTATGGTAAATTCGAATGCACGCGTCTCCGTTGCGAACGCGGCAtgcggggcgtatgcgcaataaatatatatcatttggAGCCCACTTGCTAATTTCCATCAATTGCAATAAACCCAGCCTCAAGTCGACTCATCCACAGGACCTTGATGGTAATCATCCGTAAATAAATACCCCTACCTTTGAATGTGGCAATTAGCTAGAGTCAATTGCCGTGCAtgataatatttgaaaaggCTGCACTGCCACGTGAGATATTCCCCCTGATGATCCCATAAAACATAATATGCATTTCGTGTATTTACTAAAATGCATCAtcaattctttatttattgaacTCTGCtcaattgtttgatttttatttataccttATGGTCATTTAACGCTATTGCAATATGCCTAATATCCCGAGGTTTATTTTTAGGCTTtggttttttcaatttttccccattttctgTCCATTGTGTCCAGGCACGCTTCTCATTTGGCCAATTCATTATAGCCCCTACAATTAGGCTAACTGCTGAGCGTTCCCTGGGAAATATATGGCTAATTAATGGCGCTTTTCAGAAGTGTTACGTGTAATTACTACAACTACATTGTTTGGCGACAAAGAAAATCGCACTTTAATGCCAATTTCGCTGGCCAATTAATGGAATGTGTAAAAAGGGGCTTGTCATCAGCCGGCGACGGCGGTGACCAATTGGAAAACCTGTTGCTGACTCAGTGCTCTTTCAAGTGAAACGCTCAGTGGGTGTGGAAAATTCGTGTGGAAAGCTCACTGAAAAGTGCACTTAATGTTCAAGAAAACTCATTGCAACGCATAATAGCAATATTGGCTTGATAATTTAATCGTTTTTGTTTCCATCTGGTCATGTAATCCCATTCCCTTCAACGGAGTTGGTGGCAGAAACTTCTGCCGATAAAATTGATCCTGTAATTAACCTCTTTTCCGCGTGGAAATTGATGTGCCCCAGTGGCAAACCGCCTACTAGGCAATTGGTTGCAATTTTCTAAATATAGCCCAACCCATTAAAGTCACTTAGAATGCAAAGCCGACAGCGCGGACTCGTTTCAATTGGCGCAAGTAAAAGTGAATTTAAAagtggttttccttttttcccgCTCAGCCTGCGCCAGCTGCACAGAGTTCATTCATCCAATTTCGCGTTGTTTGTGCCAAAGTCGACTTCCGCATATGGTCCACCATCGTTGCGCCCCCTTTGGCCGCCCCAAAATCCAGTGAAAAGCGAAAGTGCGACTGGGGCCGCCTGCATTTGCCCCCTCCTCGCTGTCCATTTAATCATTGCAAATTTTATGCAATCTGCCAACGGCCaccagtgtgtgtgcgctgaTCTTTTTATAAGCACTTTGTGTGTGCCATATATCAAAAAGCAGATCATGTCGCGCATTTTTCATAtgtaattcaatttgattaaatGCGCGTAGCGTGCGCCAAAAGTGCATTGACTCCGAAGGCTGATGCGCTGCATTTGCTGGCCTGATGCGTctgaaaaatagaaaaattagCCTAATCGAATTGGGGGAAGTACACCCATAACAAAGATCTAATCAGACCCCCAACGGAGAGTTAATGCATTGCAATGCATACTATATGCAATGCGATGGCACGCGATTCGTTCATTTGTCGATGACTACTTGGTCCCCAATGCAGACAGATATCTTCTTTAACTCAACTTTCTTTGTTACTTTTGCTCCAACCCAAAGGAAGTCGAAGTTTTTTCTGACATTTTACAGGGTTTTCCTCcaacaacaaatcaataaacaatCTCTAATTAGCGAATTTCCTAGttttaaatgggaaaatatactttaaagGACCAATTCGTCTAGCATTTAATCGATACTTTTTGTTTCCTTCGCTTTTCGTCGGCCGACAAAAATAGGTGCAGCAATCTAATTGCGAGGTAACCAGTTCAATTAGTGAAAGTCAGAGTCGCCGGCATTTGCTTTATGCAACTTCATTTTATCGACCAAACAAGACGGTTGCCGCAGCAGCTGTTGTTTAAAAATCCCGCCAAAAATCGGTGTTGTCAAACGCAATACCGAAATGCGACTAGGTGGCAACGCCGCGGCGGcatgttttcttgttttcgcATTTAGCATGCGGCGTTGAAATTTCTGAAGCTCGCTGGAAATTGTGCCGAAAATGAGCGCGCTTAGCAGTAAACTGCTCCTGAAACGGATGCCCTGCTCGCTGGACGAACTGGCGCAGCTGATCCGTGAGTGCAAGCTCATCCTGCCGCGCTCTCTGAACACCTACGGCCGGAAAAGGGTGCTCCTCGAGTATAGCGACCCGGAGGAGGCGGCAAAAgcgctggagcagctgcagggACTCAGCGAATCGCTGGACAAGCCGCTGTGCATCAGTGTCTTTGGACCGCGGCCCACTTCCGGAGCCGCGAGTGCCAGCAGCAAATCCACGCAGACGAAGGCAGCTGGAAATGGAGGCGCTGTTTCTGGCCTTCCGGATATCGACAAGTACGTTCGAAGGCTTTACGCCTGCAATAATCAGTGCGACTTCAcacagccgccgccgccataTCTCAGCTACAGCTATCCACCCATTAATGGGGAGATCCTAGCCAGGATCGGTCAGAGTCTGCAGACAAATGCCCACTTCTATAACCAAGTTTTGCACCTAATGAATCGCATGAATCTGGAGCCACCCTTTGAAAAGCGACCCGATGGACTGATGGTTCAGATGCATCTCCAGCACGTGGGCACTCAAACCGAGCTGATACCCAGCGAATCGGAAAGCGAGTTGGAGAGCGACGATGGGGAGcaaaagctggccaaaaggcagcGACTGCTTCTAGCTCCTGCGAGCGAAGAAGCCCGTGCCAAGACTCTCAAACGAGCACGCCAAATGCTACAGCAAGCTGCCCATCTAGCTAGTCACACTAAGCCCAAACTGACTGTTCAAAAACCCTCGTTTGACGCACCCAAAATCGACATGAAACTGCCCGAAACCCTAGTACCAGCTTCGATAAACCCAGAAAGACGTCAGTCCATATCACAGCCAGAAAGTGGTGCAAAGGCAGAGAGGCGTTTGTCCACCAGTCAGCTCGAAGCTCTGCCGGTCTATAAGAACTACAAGACCGGCGATCCCAGCAACAAGTTGTACATTAAGAACCTGGCGAAGACCGTGGATGAACAGCAGCTGAGGGAGCTGTATGCCAAGTACACTGCAGCGAGTAATTTGGACATCAAGGTCATGCAGCAGGGTCGCATGAAAGGGCAGGCTTTCGTGACCTTTCTCGATGCCAACAATCCGGAGATTATAGCCCAAGCGCTAAACGAAACCAATGGACTTTTGTGGCACGACAAACCCATGATCGTCTGCTACGGCAAACAGCAATAGGAGCAGTCAAGGGATGTGGGAGAAGGTTAGGACTTCGTAgattttctgttttcaaaTCGGTTTCCCAAACAGTAGCAGTTTTATAAGACGTCAAACTGGTTTGATCTTATACTCAGATCAGCTGGAGTAGAGGTTATGAAAAACATACCTATTTTGtacaaaattagaaaaaaaaaatattttttaaaaatttaaaaaactttctaACTGTGAGATAACGcttatattttacaatttctgTCCGTTTTGCAGGCAACTGGGCCTGATCGATACCATATACGTCGACGGAGCTCGCCCAGATCCAAATAACGATCCCGAGGAGTCGTTCATCGAGGACGAAGTCACAGAGGCCAACACAGTGCCCGCCAAAAGCAAGAAGTCAAGGAAGTCCAAGCGTCTAGCCATGCAGCCCTACTCGTATGTGATTGCCGTGGACTTTGAGGCTACCTGCTGGGAAAATCAGGCTCCACCACATTGGCGAGAAGCGGAGATAATTGGTAAGATATTAAAATAGCAACCCCTcgatttgttgccattgctaTAATGGAACCTCGTACTTTTTAGAATTCCCAGCAGTGCTCGTTAACCTTAAGACAGGAAAGATCGAGTCGGAGTTCCACCAGTACATCCTTCCCATCGAGTCGCCGCGCTTGAGCACCTACTGCACGGAGCTGACGGGCATCCAGCAGAAGACTGTGGACAGCGGAATACCGCTGACGACGGCGATTGTGATGTTTAACGAGTGGCTGCGCCATGAGATACGCACCAGGAACCTCACCTTGCCCAAGATGAACAAGTCAAACGTACTGGGTAACTGTGCATTCGTCACCTGGACGGATTGGGACTTCGGCATCTGCTTGGCCAAGGAGTGCAACCGGAAAGGGATACGCAAGCCGGCCTACTTTAATCAGTGGATCGACGTGAGGGCCATTTATCGGTCGTGGTACAAGTACCGCCCGTGCAACTTCACGGATGCCCTGTCGCACGTGGGTCTGGCATTCGAGGGCAGGGCCCACTCCGGGATCGACGATGCCAAGAATCTGGGCGCCCTCATGTGCAAGATGATGCGCGACGGGGCGCTATTCTCGATCACCAAAGATCTGACGCCATATCAGCAGCTCAATCCCAACTTCTCGTTGTGAGTTCCAGCGGCCAGCAATCCCTCCAAAACTTGAAACGGAACGCAGAATATCCATTTAGTTactggattttatttaaatattaatataaaacgCAATGAAAGGATTGGTATGGAGATGATGATGAATAACTAAAGAGAACATGcacgaaaatttaaatttcttcttttttttttttgccctgaTTTTATTGTAACGGCAATTGATAAGACTTGAACAATTCGAAGTATCGCAGCGatcatacaaataaatttataaatagctATAAATATGGCTTAGagcatacatatttttctaCCATTCATACTTGATAATGCTTAGTTATAGTCTATAATACGGAATGCAATACTTATCTTAACGACTTACACCGCCTACCATTTAGGagataaattaataaaacgaCAATAGCTACATATAAATATGGGCTGTTAATTGGGAAATCGAATGAGATCGACTATCATTTCTTGTGTTCAAACGATAATGTCGCTCGAGAGTCGATGCTTGATGGCCACTTGTACGACGGCCTTGTCGCCAGTGACCATCCACTCCGGATTCTGCTCGCTTAGCTTCTCCACCGTGCAGAGGGGCAGTCCACAATAGATATCCGACTTAATGACGCGAAGGGCACAGACGCTGGCGGGTTGAAAGCCACGCAGGCAGTCGGAAAACTGGGTAGTGGGCTTGTAGTTGATGTCGCCGAGCAGTTTCCGGTAGTTGAGATCTCCTTTAAAGATCACCAGGGATGCCTGGCTGATGTAGACATACAAGCAAGGCTGCACGCGCTTCATCTGGCTGCAGTCGTGGCCACTTGTCCAGAAGTAGCTTTTGTCGCACAGGATAAAGGAACGATCCCTGATGTAGGCCCGTATCCGCTTACCAAAGGCATTCAATTCCTGGAACTCGTGCTTGCGTAGGAACTTCAGCAGCCAGTTGAAGTCCTTGTGCGTGCAATCCGAGATGAACCACGGTATAGCCTTCACATGGAACCGCACCCGACTGGCCAAGCCCGATTCTATGATGTACTCGCCCAGCAGCAGATCCGCAAAGAGCTCGAATCCCGCATTGTCGCACACGATGTCCACGTAGACGGGCGCACTGGCCTCGATGAGATCCTGCCAAACATCGGACGACTGATCGGCCAGCAAATCAATGTCGTATTTGGCAATCTGCTTATAGATTTTGTCATGCGCACCCCTCCTTGTGATGTTTAGGTCACCGTGATTGGACCACGCAGATAGTTTCAGTAGATACTGAAAGTCCTCCTGACTGCGCCTTATGCCTTTGGTGGAGACTAGGATGTCCCTCATCAGCGGCGCCACATTGGTGACAATGGACGTCTTTTGATCACCAAAGTAATCATAATTTTTCAGGGTTTCGGATCGCTGGAAGATCGACCAAATGCGGCGGTACATGTAGCAATCCGCATGCAGCCAAACCGCCGAGAACCACTGCCTTCTGTCCTCTCCAATACCCTTGATGAACGAGTTCCAGCTGTCAGTGTCAGGCGCCTTGACGCGAAATATCTGGAAATCCCTGTTGTTGATTATATCATCGCGCAGCAGCTCCAGGCTCCAGATGGTGCGCTTCAAATCGAAATGGGCATACTCCCCGCACTGCTCAATGATATCCGTCTCACGATCCTGCAGGAATATGATCAAATCCCGCAAAAATGCGGGCGATCTTCGCTTGAAGGTGGCAAAAGCCAGGCTGCGCAGGAATCTGGCGGACAGTTCATCATTCTCTCCAGGCGGATTGTATATGATGAGATTCTTCTCGTTGAACCGCTGTTCCTTCAGCTGCTCAATCGCGGCAAGATTGGTGGTTTCCGTGACATCGGTGCGGCTACTAAATTCAGCACTATACATTTTGCCCAAAACGTAGAATTTCGAAGCCCCCTTTGCCAGGAAAATGTTTCGATTCCAAATTAATATTGATCTAAACTTTAATAGCCCTCTGGACAACTGACGTTTATATGAGTGTCTGTCTGTGCTTACTAAACAATGCAAAAGGATTTAGAGTACAACTATTGCTAAAGGCAATGCAAACGtattaaatgtgttttaaatcattttataaaaactaaattatttatggttGCAGTGTTGATGAGTAAATTGAGtataatttcgtttttggaTCTCGCATAGGTCACTATGAATTTCAACAATTAAGCTAAGCTTATAACGACTAAAACAATTCAACTAGTTTGCTGTTCCCTGTCCTGATTTCCTTCTTTCTCTACTTGCTAGCAAACTGTATTACGCCATATTCGCCAGTCAACATCCACTCCTTATCCTTGGCAAACAGTTGGTCCGCCACGCCTGCACCCAATCCGCAGATCAGATCCGCTTTAATCGTGCGCAGAGTGCAGAGATTGGAAGGACGAAAACCTTAACAGGGATATAAAACGTGTAAGTTCTGGATGATTTTCTGACAAGATAGACTTACCCCTCAAGCAAGTTTCAAATGACTCCGTGCTGTCCCAGGAGAAGTCGCCTAACAACTTGCGATAATTCAGGTCGCCCTTGAAGATAACCAGTTGCGCCTCCTTCAGGCGGTCGTACAGTGGCTGATTTACCTCTGGCATGCGATAGAACTCGTATGGACTCGTCCAAAAGTGTTCCAGTGGCGAAAGCTCGAACTTGCCCTCGGTCGTCAAACGCTGCCATTTTTTTCCGACCTCACTCAGCACCGGATCCGGATGGTCGGCCAGAAATTGCAGTGTCCAGTGGTAGTCGTGCTCCATCACGTCCGAAATGAACCAGGGAATGGCCTTGGGATTGAGGCGCACCTTGGCAGCCAGTCCCTTGTCGATAATGTACTCAGCCAGAATGAGATCCGTGTACAGCTCATAGCCGGCGTTGTCGAAAATGATGTCCACAATGCCCTCTCCGGAGGCTCCGTCCAGTGCTTTCCATACCTCCGCGGTGCCGTCGATCAGTAGCTTCTCCTCCAAGTCCGTAACCTGGTCAAAGGCATTGCCAGTGGGCTTCACCTGTTTGCCGGAGGTTATGGACAGGTCGCACCGATTGCCCCACAAATTGAGTTTGATCAACTGGCGGAAGGTGTCCGAGTTTCGTTCATTGTGCCGCGTAGCCTTGGCCACCGCCAGCATGGCGTCCACGCTCAGTTTGGTCGCCGTCTGTTTCTGCTGGCTAAAGTAGTCGTAGCCGGCCATATGGGCTGTGGCCCGGAAAATAGATGAGATTTTGCGGTACATGTAGCACTCAGCGTACAGCCAGCAGGTGGAAAAGTAGGTACTCTTCTCCTTGGGCAGTTGTTCCAGGAATGCATTCCACACTTTAGAGTCGGAATCTGAAAGACACGGATTTGTTATTCTTATCAAAGAAATTCATTTTGCACagggtaaatgaaataataatatatacaacGCAATCAATTATGAGTTCAATGCTATTACAACAAAATAAGACGGATCAAGTCAGCGCTCCAATACTTAAGCATTTGAATTGGTATCATTGCACAGGGAACTTTGAGTAAGAGCTTCATGATTGCCAACCCATGAGCCCCCCAAATACCTACCATTTTCACCAAAGGGCAGTAAAGGACCATTGCTCAGGATGTCATCCCGCAGCTGTCTAACCTCCTTTGTAGTTTGTTCAATATCGGCTTCCGCTGCCTGGAATGCAATTTGATATCAAAGGTTCAAGCTCAAGGTCAAGGGAAAAGTGCACACAACTACCCACCGCCCCATATGTGGCCAGGAGGACGTCCTTGTCCTTGACTAGGGAATCCGCGATGGTGGCCAAGGTCGAGGGCAGGCGCACACGGAAGGTGTAGTAGGCGAAGCTC
This window contains:
- the LOC6735655 gene encoding U11/U12 small nuclear ribonucleoprotein 65 kDa protein isoform X1; its protein translation is MSALSSKLLLKRMPCSLDELAQLIRECKLILPRSLNTYGRKRVLLEYSDPEEAAKALEQLQGLSESLDKPLCISVFGPRPTSGAASASSKSTQTKAAGNGGAVSGLPDIDKYVRRLYACNNQCDFTQPPPPYLSYSYPPINGEILARIGQSLQTNAHFYNQVLHLMNRMNLEPPFEKRPDGLMVQMHLQHVGTQTELIPSESESELESDDGEQKLAKRQRLLLAPASEEARAKTLKRARQMLQQAAHLASHTKPKLTVQKPSFDAPKIDMKLPETLVPASINPERRQSISQPESGAKAERRLSTSQLEALPVYKNYKTGDPSNKLYIKNLAKTVDEQQLRELYAKYTAASNLDIKVMQQGRMKGQAFVTFLDANNPEIIAQALNETNGLLWHDKPMIVCYGKQQ
- the LOC6735655 gene encoding ERI1 exoribonuclease 2 isoform X2, which codes for MSALSSKLLLKRMPCSLDELAQLIRECKLILPRSLNTYGRKRVLLEYSDPEEAAKALEQLQGLSESLDKPLCISVFGPRPTSGAASASSKSTQTKAAGNGGAVSGLPDIDKQLGLIDTIYVDGARPDPNNDPEESFIEDEVTEANTVPAKSKKSRKSKRLAMQPYSYVIAVDFEATCWENQAPPHWREAEIIEFPAVLVNLKTGKIESEFHQYILPIESPRLSTYCTELTGIQQKTVDSGIPLTTAIVMFNEWLRHEIRTRNLTLPKMNKSNVLGNCAFVTWTDWDFGICLAKECNRKGIRKPAYFNQWIDVRAIYRSWYKYRPCNFTDALSHVGLAFEGRAHSGIDDAKNLGALMCKMMRDGALFSITKDLTPYQQLNPNFSL
- the LOC6735655 gene encoding ERI1 exoribonuclease 2 isoform X3; its protein translation is MALIKLARQLGLIDTIYVDGARPDPNNDPEESFIEDEVTEANTVPAKSKKSRKSKRLAMQPYSYVIAVDFEATCWENQAPPHWREAEIIEFPAVLVNLKTGKIESEFHQYILPIESPRLSTYCTELTGIQQKTVDSGIPLTTAIVMFNEWLRHEIRTRNLTLPKMNKSNVLGNCAFVTWTDWDFGICLAKECNRKGIRKPAYFNQWIDVRAIYRSWYKYRPCNFTDALSHVGLAFEGRAHSGIDDAKNLGALMCKMMRDGALFSITKDLTPYQQLNPNFSL
- the LOC6735656 gene encoding damage-control phosphatase ARMT1; this translates as MYSAEFSSRTDVTETTNLAAIEQLKEQRFNEKNLIIYNPPGENDELSARFLRSLAFATFKRRSPAFLRDLIIFLQDRETDIIEQCGEYAHFDLKRTIWSLELLRDDIINNRDFQIFRVKAPDTDSWNSFIKGIGEDRRQWFSAVWLHADCYMYRRIWSIFQRSETLKNYDYFGDQKTSIVTNVAPLMRDILVSTKGIRRSQEDFQYLLKLSAWSNHGDLNITRRGAHDKIYKQIAKYDIDLLADQSSDVWQDLIEASAPVYVDIVCDNAGFELFADLLLGEYIIESGLASRVRFHVKAIPWFISDCTHKDFNWLLKFLRKHEFQELNAFGKRIRAYIRDRSFILCDKSYFWTSGHDCSQMKRVQPCLYVYISQASLVIFKGDLNYRKLLGDINYKPTTQFSDCLRGFQPASVCALRVIKSDIYCGLPLCTVEKLSEQNPEWMVTGDKAVVQVAIKHRLSSDIIV
- the LOC6735657 gene encoding damage-control phosphatase ARMT1, with the protein product MASDTDFDAKNGIVDGPTPPHTELAALYKQSFAYYTFRVRLPSTLATIADSLVKDKDVLLATYGAAAEADIEQTTKEVRQLRDDILSNGPLLPFGENDSDSKVWNAFLEQLPKEKSTYFSTCWLYAECYMYRKISSIFRATAHMAGYDYFSQQKQTATKLSVDAMLAVAKATRHNERNSDTFRQLIKLNLWGNRCDLSITSGKQVKPTGNAFDQVTDLEEKLLIDGTAEVWKALDGASGEGIVDIIFDNAGYELYTDLILAEYIIDKGLAAKVRLNPKAIPWFISDVMEHDYHWTLQFLADHPDPVLSEVGKKWQRLTTEGKFELSPLEHFWTSPYEFYRMPEVNQPLYDRLKEAQLVIFKGDLNYRKLLGDFSWDSTESFETCLRGFRPSNLCTLRTIKADLICGLGAGVADQLFAKDKEWMLTGEYGVIQFASK